From Alosa sapidissima isolate fAloSap1 chromosome 2, fAloSap1.pri, whole genome shotgun sequence, one genomic window encodes:
- the ndufb3 gene encoding NADH dehydrogenase [ubiquinone] 1 beta subcomplex subunit 3: MGGDHGHSKVALPDYKIWKWEGTPLADTQQRLARRGLRDPWMRNEAWRYTGSFGVPVTFKDVLARGFKKGFLAFAVCLAVEYAFFPPKKSEH, from the exons ATGGGTGGGGATCACGGCCACAGCAAAGTGGCCCTGCCAGACTACAAGATCTGGAAATGGGAGGGAACGCCACTTGCAGACACACAGCAGAGGCTTGCTCGGAGGGGATTGCGGGACCCATGGATGCG GAATGAAGCTTGGAGATACACAGGATCATTTGGTGTTCCAGTTACCTTTAAAGATGTCCTTGCCCGTGGGTTCAAGAAAGGATTCCTTGCTTTTGCTGTGTGCCTGGCAGTGGAGTATGCTTTTTTCCCTCCCAAGAAATCAGAGCACTGA